A region of Oryzias latipes chromosome 18, ASM223467v1 DNA encodes the following proteins:
- the intu gene encoding protein inturned isoform X1 — translation MANCSADIPQTRTDKDEVRHQNKSGSDSTSSFSDSDSSNELEPEWLDNIQKNGELFYLELSEGEEEAALAQATANPCMSTNHVRFSEKEAEIITVHNKQPHSSHTKAAPTLKRLARILRRKSRRSRHREPHSGSRDTSSPPASILKNQTGQRQGEGAHQQLKEVCVYLNPKRLAGSSPLLSDRGSLLEALLGVVHHPTWSTGQTDPEVLRQEERLTVHGLVPNSPATKCGRIFIGDVLVAVDDVDVTPENIERVLSCIPGPAQVRLTLETVALKDRDEARGTSSTQRIKASPPVSQLVRLLWGEDTAELQMSLGHIPHVVMYLSLKLDSSSLQEEEEILYQYPVSEASSQLKGVRGIFLTLSDMLENVTGGRITSSSLLLGKHLVHVGYWKENNNLLVLGLPAERVPLLCLQTVVEDVVRTLKVMYGSLDRAFCTVDHAPKLDHFFCLFFQQLIQPSRLTQGSPMPPQDMSGTLFLDGLPAVRWLTLPAEIKTEVDTVLSDFESSDFGEMSEDVFGLRRLYVILGSCLFYRSYLIANHLPKEDLLDVCLYCQHYCLLPLTTEQRVGQLVIWREVFPQQRAKRGESSMPGYSPLQGRHFLLIVGLRHFMQCVLLEAGGCASPALGSSGPDCVYVDQVKATLLQLEVLEAAMEERLNAPPAPCLSCADWFLPAATARDRLDSLTSSSPVLSKIAGAIKGSSSSGTRGRTFFGEKSRKPSPHRSLSDSGTEGQADAGSGARSKVPPGLSPRSTPDSARKLGGRQDSLGSGGSDGDGGSLGLFKMSRLKHPNPFYLGSLKKILTEKETEEMYNTIKLTSGAENTLFHYVLMETVQGIFIAPTHREVAQLSGSIHPQLIRNFHHCCLSIRAAFQKSLPARSRRAAERPQSSALGFGPIKEHGVLFQCKPENWTEQKKQAPVMTYWVIGRMLLEPVPQEFYVCFHDSVAEVPVEMAFRLSFGLAF, via the exons ATGGCTAATTGTAGTGCAGATATACCTCAAACGAGGACGGATAAGGACGAAGTTAGGCATCAGAACAAGAGCGGCAGTGACTCCACATCAAGTTTCAGCGACTCTGACTCCAGCAA TGAGCTGGAACCAGAATGGCTTGACAACATTCAAAAGAATGGGGAACTTTTCTACCTGGAGCTTAGTGAAGGCGAGGAGGAGGCGGCTCTGGCCCAGGCCACAGCAAATCCCTGCATGTCCACCAACCACGTTCGCTTCAGCGAAAAGGAAGCAGAGATCATCACGGTGCACAACAAGCAGCCACACAGCTCACACACCAAAGCTGCTCCCACACTTAAAAGGTTAGCCAGAATCTTGAGGAGGAAATCCCGGCGCTCTCGGCACAGGGAGCCGCACAGTGGAAGCAGAGACACTTCATCGCCACCAGCTTCCATTTTAAAAAACCAGACAGGTCAGCGTCAGGGTGAGGGAGCTCATCAGCAGCTGAAGGAAGTGTGTGTCTACCTCAATCCCAAACGCCTAGCAGGTTCCTCCCCCCTTCTGAGTGACAGAGGAAGCCTGCTGGAGGCGCTGCTGGGAGTGGTACATCACCCCACATGGAGCACAGGACAGACAGACCCTGAAGTGCTCAGGCAGGAGGAAAGACTGACTGTTCATGGATTGGTACCAAACAGTCCAGCAACAAAATGTGGCCGAATCTTTATTG GTGACGTTCTTGTCGCTGTGGATGACGTTGATGTGACCCCAGAGAACATCGAGAGGGTTTTGTCCTGCATCCCAGGACCAGCACAG GTGAGGCTGACGTTGGAAACCGTAGCTCTAAAGGACAGGGACGAGGCCAGGGGCACTTCATCCACTCAGAGGATAAAGGCTTCTCCACCGGTCAGCCAGCTGGTGCGCCTGCTGTGGGGGGAGGACACGGCTGAACTGCAAATGTCACTGGGACACATCCCACACGTTGTCATGTACCTGTCACTTAAACTGGACTCATCGTCGCTGCAGGAAGAG GAAGAAATCTTGTATCAGTATCCCGTCTCTGAGGCATCCAGTCAGCTAAAGGGTGTGAGGGGCATCTTCCTCACTCTGTCGGACATGCTGGAGAACGTCACAGGAGGGCGCATAACCAG TTCTTCTCTGCTGCTGGGGAAACATCTGGTTCACGTCGGCTACTGGAAGGAGAACAACAACTTGCTCGTCCTTGGTCTTCCTGCTGAGAG GGTTCCTCTACTCTGTCTTCAGACGGTGGTGGAAGACGTCGTGCGAACGTTAAAAGTGATGTATGGCTCTTTGGACAG GGCATTCTGCACAGTGGACCATGCTCCCAAGCTGGACCATTTCTTCTGCCTGTTTTTCCAGCAGCTCATTCAGCCTTCACGATTAACCCAAGGTTCCCCGATGCCACCTCAAGATATGTCAGGGACACTATTCCTTGATGGACTACCGGCTGTACGCTGGCTTACTCTGCCTGCAGAAATCAAG acggAGGTGGATACAGTTTTGTCTGATTTTGAGTCCTCTGATTTTGGTGAAATG TCTGAGGACGTTTTTGGCCTGAGGCGCTTGTATGTAATTCTGGGCTCCTGTTTGTTCTACAGG TCCTACCTGATTGCTAACCATCTACCAAAGGAGGACTTGCTGGATGTGTGTCTGTATTGTCAGCACTACTGCCTTCTCCCGCTGACGACAGAGCAGCGAGTGGGTCAGCTGGTCATCTGGAGAGAGGTGTTTCCCCAGCAGAGAGCCAAAAGAGGCGAGAGCTCCATGCCAGGTTACAGCCCGCTTCAGGGAAGACACTTCCTCCTTATTGTGGGCCTG AGGCACTTCATGCAGTGTGTCCTGTTGGAAGCGGGGGGCTGTGCCTCTCCAGCTTTGGGCTCTTCCGGACCAGACTGTGTCTATGTGGATCAG GTCAAAGCTACCCTTCTGCAGCTGGAAGTGTTGGAAGCAGCGATGGAAGAGCGTTTAAATGCTCCACCTGCTCCCTGCCTGTCCTGTGCCGACTGGTTTCTCCCTGCCGCTACAGCCCGGGACCGACTAGACAGCCTGACGTCGTCCTCCCCAGTTTTGAGTAAAATTGCTGGGGCCATTaaaggctcctcctcctcagggaCTAGAGGTCGGACCTTTTTTGGAGAGAAGTCTCGAAAGCCCAGTCCACACAGGAGCTTGTCGGACAGTGGGACTGAAGGACAGGCGGATGCCGGGTCTGGAGCCAGGTCTAAAGTACCTCCAGGTCTCAGTCCACGTTCTACACCAGACTCAGCAAGAAAGCTGGGGGGTCGACAAGACTCGCTGGGGTCTGGAGGTTCTGATGGTGATGGAGGCAGTTTAGGCCTCTTCAAG atgtccaGGTTGAAGCACCCAAACCCTTTCTACCTGGGCTCCCTGAAGAAGATCCTGACTGAGAAGGAGACAGAGGAGATGTATAACACCATCAA ACTAACATCAGGAGCAGAGAACACCTTGTTCCACTACGTTCTGATGGAGACTGTGCAGGGAATCTTCATCGCTCCCACTCACAGAGAAGTGGCTCAGCTCAGTGGATCCATTCATCCACAGCTCATACGCAACTTCCACCACTGCTGCCTCTCCATCCGCGCTGCCTTCCAGAAGAGTCTGCCAGCCAGG AGCCGTCGTGCAGCAGAGCGGCCTCAAAGCTCTGCTCTGGGTTTCGGTCCGATCAAAGAGCACGGCGTTCTGTTCCAGTGTAAACCcgaaaactggactgagcagaAGAAACAAGCCCCTGTCATGACTTACTGGGTTATAGG GCGGATGTTGCTGGAGCCCGTACCTCAGGAGTTTTACGTGTGCTTCCATGACTCAGTGGCGGAGGTTCCTGTGGAGATGGCGTTCAGACTCTCCTTTGGTCTGGCTTTCTAA
- the intu gene encoding protein inturned isoform X4, with product MKRQGYIIQQIELEPEWLDNIQKNGELFYLELSEGEEEAALAQATANPCMSTNHVRFSEKEAEIITVHNKQPHSSHTKAAPTLKRLARILRRKSRRSRHREPHSGSRDTSSPPASILKNQTGQRQGEGAHQQLKEVCVYLNPKRLAGSSPLLSDRGSLLEALLGVVHHPTWSTGQTDPEVLRQEERLTVHGLVPNSPATKCGRIFIGDVLVAVDDVDVTPENIERVLSCIPGPAQVRLTLETVALKDRDEARGTSSTQRIKASPPVSQLVRLLWGEDTAELQMSLGHIPHVVMYLSLKLDSSSLQEEEEILYQYPVSEASSQLKGVRGIFLTLSDMLENVTGGRITSSSLLLGKHLVHVGYWKENNNLLVLGLPAERVPLLCLQTVVEDVVRTLKVMYGSLDRAFCTVDHAPKLDHFFCLFFQQLIQPSRLTQGSPMPPQDMSGTLFLDGLPAVRWLTLPAEIKTEVDTVLSDFESSDFGEMSEDVFGLRRLYVILGSCLFYRSYLIANHLPKEDLLDVCLYCQHYCLLPLTTEQRVGQLVIWREVFPQQRAKRGESSMPGYSPLQGRHFLLIVGLRHFMQCVLLEAGGCASPALGSSGPDCVYVDQVKATLLQLEVLEAAMEERLNAPPAPCLSCADWFLPAATARDRLDSLTSSSPVLSKIAGAIKGSSSSGTRGRTFFGEKSRKPSPHRSLSDSGTEGQADAGSGARSKVPPGLSPRSTPDSARKLGGRQDSLGSGGSDGDGGSLGLFKMSRLKHPNPFYLGSLKKILTEKETEEMYNTIKLTSGAENTLFHYVLMETVQGIFIAPTHREVAQLSGSIHPQLIRNFHHCCLSIRAAFQKSLPARSRRAAERPQSSALGFGPIKEHGVLFQCKPENWTEQKKQAPVMTYWVIGRMLLEPVPQEFYVCFHDSVAEVPVEMAFRLSFGLAF from the exons ATGAAAAGGCAAGGATATATAATTCAACAAAT TGAGCTGGAACCAGAATGGCTTGACAACATTCAAAAGAATGGGGAACTTTTCTACCTGGAGCTTAGTGAAGGCGAGGAGGAGGCGGCTCTGGCCCAGGCCACAGCAAATCCCTGCATGTCCACCAACCACGTTCGCTTCAGCGAAAAGGAAGCAGAGATCATCACGGTGCACAACAAGCAGCCACACAGCTCACACACCAAAGCTGCTCCCACACTTAAAAGGTTAGCCAGAATCTTGAGGAGGAAATCCCGGCGCTCTCGGCACAGGGAGCCGCACAGTGGAAGCAGAGACACTTCATCGCCACCAGCTTCCATTTTAAAAAACCAGACAGGTCAGCGTCAGGGTGAGGGAGCTCATCAGCAGCTGAAGGAAGTGTGTGTCTACCTCAATCCCAAACGCCTAGCAGGTTCCTCCCCCCTTCTGAGTGACAGAGGAAGCCTGCTGGAGGCGCTGCTGGGAGTGGTACATCACCCCACATGGAGCACAGGACAGACAGACCCTGAAGTGCTCAGGCAGGAGGAAAGACTGACTGTTCATGGATTGGTACCAAACAGTCCAGCAACAAAATGTGGCCGAATCTTTATTG GTGACGTTCTTGTCGCTGTGGATGACGTTGATGTGACCCCAGAGAACATCGAGAGGGTTTTGTCCTGCATCCCAGGACCAGCACAG GTGAGGCTGACGTTGGAAACCGTAGCTCTAAAGGACAGGGACGAGGCCAGGGGCACTTCATCCACTCAGAGGATAAAGGCTTCTCCACCGGTCAGCCAGCTGGTGCGCCTGCTGTGGGGGGAGGACACGGCTGAACTGCAAATGTCACTGGGACACATCCCACACGTTGTCATGTACCTGTCACTTAAACTGGACTCATCGTCGCTGCAGGAAGAG GAAGAAATCTTGTATCAGTATCCCGTCTCTGAGGCATCCAGTCAGCTAAAGGGTGTGAGGGGCATCTTCCTCACTCTGTCGGACATGCTGGAGAACGTCACAGGAGGGCGCATAACCAG TTCTTCTCTGCTGCTGGGGAAACATCTGGTTCACGTCGGCTACTGGAAGGAGAACAACAACTTGCTCGTCCTTGGTCTTCCTGCTGAGAG GGTTCCTCTACTCTGTCTTCAGACGGTGGTGGAAGACGTCGTGCGAACGTTAAAAGTGATGTATGGCTCTTTGGACAG GGCATTCTGCACAGTGGACCATGCTCCCAAGCTGGACCATTTCTTCTGCCTGTTTTTCCAGCAGCTCATTCAGCCTTCACGATTAACCCAAGGTTCCCCGATGCCACCTCAAGATATGTCAGGGACACTATTCCTTGATGGACTACCGGCTGTACGCTGGCTTACTCTGCCTGCAGAAATCAAG acggAGGTGGATACAGTTTTGTCTGATTTTGAGTCCTCTGATTTTGGTGAAATG TCTGAGGACGTTTTTGGCCTGAGGCGCTTGTATGTAATTCTGGGCTCCTGTTTGTTCTACAGG TCCTACCTGATTGCTAACCATCTACCAAAGGAGGACTTGCTGGATGTGTGTCTGTATTGTCAGCACTACTGCCTTCTCCCGCTGACGACAGAGCAGCGAGTGGGTCAGCTGGTCATCTGGAGAGAGGTGTTTCCCCAGCAGAGAGCCAAAAGAGGCGAGAGCTCCATGCCAGGTTACAGCCCGCTTCAGGGAAGACACTTCCTCCTTATTGTGGGCCTG AGGCACTTCATGCAGTGTGTCCTGTTGGAAGCGGGGGGCTGTGCCTCTCCAGCTTTGGGCTCTTCCGGACCAGACTGTGTCTATGTGGATCAG GTCAAAGCTACCCTTCTGCAGCTGGAAGTGTTGGAAGCAGCGATGGAAGAGCGTTTAAATGCTCCACCTGCTCCCTGCCTGTCCTGTGCCGACTGGTTTCTCCCTGCCGCTACAGCCCGGGACCGACTAGACAGCCTGACGTCGTCCTCCCCAGTTTTGAGTAAAATTGCTGGGGCCATTaaaggctcctcctcctcagggaCTAGAGGTCGGACCTTTTTTGGAGAGAAGTCTCGAAAGCCCAGTCCACACAGGAGCTTGTCGGACAGTGGGACTGAAGGACAGGCGGATGCCGGGTCTGGAGCCAGGTCTAAAGTACCTCCAGGTCTCAGTCCACGTTCTACACCAGACTCAGCAAGAAAGCTGGGGGGTCGACAAGACTCGCTGGGGTCTGGAGGTTCTGATGGTGATGGAGGCAGTTTAGGCCTCTTCAAG atgtccaGGTTGAAGCACCCAAACCCTTTCTACCTGGGCTCCCTGAAGAAGATCCTGACTGAGAAGGAGACAGAGGAGATGTATAACACCATCAA ACTAACATCAGGAGCAGAGAACACCTTGTTCCACTACGTTCTGATGGAGACTGTGCAGGGAATCTTCATCGCTCCCACTCACAGAGAAGTGGCTCAGCTCAGTGGATCCATTCATCCACAGCTCATACGCAACTTCCACCACTGCTGCCTCTCCATCCGCGCTGCCTTCCAGAAGAGTCTGCCAGCCAGG AGCCGTCGTGCAGCAGAGCGGCCTCAAAGCTCTGCTCTGGGTTTCGGTCCGATCAAAGAGCACGGCGTTCTGTTCCAGTGTAAACCcgaaaactggactgagcagaAGAAACAAGCCCCTGTCATGACTTACTGGGTTATAGG GCGGATGTTGCTGGAGCCCGTACCTCAGGAGTTTTACGTGTGCTTCCATGACTCAGTGGCGGAGGTTCCTGTGGAGATGGCGTTCAGACTCTCCTTTGGTCTGGCTTTCTAA